A single genomic interval of Zingiber officinale cultivar Zhangliang chromosome 4A, Zo_v1.1, whole genome shotgun sequence harbors:
- the LOC121969378 gene encoding exopolygalacturonase-like, which produces MKRENPIPIPLLLLLLFYFAAAAGGSGGSTVVSVIDHGAMGDGRCYDTVAIQAAIDACAAAGGGRVRFPAGGDYLTATVRLRTGVVLDIEPGARILGGTRQRDYPADPARWYVVLAEGARRVGVTGGGEINGQGEAFVVRRDPRKNVMVSWNVTGLCRGDECRPRLVGFIDSADVEVSDVTLNQPAYWCLHLVRCENTLIRNVSIYGDFDSPNNDGIDIEDSNRTVIRNCHIDTGDDAICPKSSTGPVLDLLVTDCWIRTKSSAIKLGSASWFDFSRLFFHNITIVDSHRGLGMQIRDGGNVTDVVFSNIRISTRYYHPSWWGRAEPIYITTCPRDSASRSGSISNVLFINISAVSENGVFLSGSPGGLLSNLRFKDVNLTYRRWTKDPGDIYDYRPGCKEMVKHSTAGIMMEYVAGVEMEDVKMRWWRSNFPGWNNPLKIRPSTVNELSFKDWSSIEITELESSRS; this is translated from the exons atgaagagagaaaaCCCGATACcaatccctctcctcctcctgctCCTCTTTTACTTTGCCGCTGCCGCCGGTGGCTCCGGCGGATCGACCGTCGTATCCGTCATCGACCACGGCGCCATGGGAGACGGGCGTTGCTATGACACAGTGGCGATCCAGGCCGCAATCGACGCGTGCGCGGCGGCCGGTGGCGGGCGCGTTAGGTTTCCGGCCGGCGGGGATTACCTGACTGCGACGGTGCGGCTTCGGACCGGGGTAGTGCTCGACATCGAGCCCGGGGCGCGGATCCTCGGCGGCACGCGGCAGCGGGACTATCCGGCCGACCCGGCTCGGTGGTACGTGGTGCTGGCGGAAGGGGCGCGGCGGGTGGGCGTCACTGGCGGCGGGGAGATCAACGGGCAGGGCGAGGCGTTCGTGGTGCGGAGGGACCCGCGGAAGAACGTGATGGTGAGCTGGAACGTCACCGGGCTGTGCCGCGGCGACGAGTGCCGGCCGCGCCTCGTCGGGTTCATCGACTCCGCCGACGTGGAGGTCTCCGATGTAACCCTAAATCAACCGGCCTACTGGTG TCTCCATTTGGTGAGGTGCGAGAACACGTTGATCCGCAACGTCTCCATCTACGGCGACTTCGACTCGCCCAACAACGACGGAATCGACATCGAGGATTCAAACCGCACGGTCATCAGGAACTGCCACATCGACACAGGGGACGACGCGATATGCCCCAAATCCTCCACCGGCCCCGTCCTCGACCTGCTAGTCACCGACTGCTGGATCCGGACCAAGTCTTCCGCCATCAAGCTCGGCAGCGCCAGCTGGTTCGACTTCAGCAGGCTCTTCTTCCACAACATCACCATCGTCGACTCCCACAGAGGCCTCGGCATGCAAATCCGCGACGGAG GAAATGTGACGGACGTGGTGTTCTCCAACATCAGAATCAGCACGAGATACTACCACCCTTCGTGGTGGGGGAGAGCAGAGCCCATCTACATCACGACCTGCCCCAGGGACTCCGCCTCCAGGAGCGGCTCCATCTCCAACGTCCTCTTCATCAACATCTCAGCCGTGTCGGAGAACGGAGTCTTCCTGTCAGGCTCGCCTGGCGGCCTGCTCAGCAATCTCAGGTTCAAGGACGTTAACTTGACCTATCGGAGATGGACCAAGGATCCCGGAGACATCTACGATTACCGTCCGGGTTGCAAGGAGATGGTGAAGCACAGCACGGCAGGGATAATGATGGAGTACGTCGCCGGCGTGGAGATGGAGGATGTGAAGATGAGATGGTGGAGGAGTAACTTCCCCGGATGGAACAATCCCCTCAAGATCAGACCTTCCACTGTCAATGAACTCTCATTCAAGGATTGGAGCTCTATCGAGATCACAGAACTCGAATCCTCACGTTCTTAA